The window TATACTGTATGCCCATTGCTAAAAGCAGTGATCCAATAATGGATCattaaagttttttctttattaaaaagagtGTTATTGTGTTCCACTAAAAATTGTCCTGTTGGCCTCAAGTATCCAAGTTACACTCATGAGTCCTATGGAGCAATATCACATGTGCTTTTTAACTTCAGAAAATTCTGCTGGATATTCTTAGCCAAAAAAGAGAGTAAGAAATCACAATTTACAGCAATTcagtgtaaaatatttaatatatatatttaattcagtgtacaatattttatttttaatttaaaaagcatacatTACTATATGTGTCATACATTTGTGCATACATCTTGCTTACTAAGAGTGCATTCAGAAAACCATGCATACTGTCCTTTCTGGGTGATTTAAGGAAGAGTCTTGAGCATTTTTTActctaaggatttttttttgggGGTTTACCTACCACTATAGAATTGAACTCTCACATAAAATGTGATCCCTGTGGCATCCTTACAGAGGGTGTCATCTCTTTCTGGTACTGAAAGGACAGAGGCTGTGGGCTCTCTAAATATCTGCCTTGCTTTTGTTTCCCAGTGAAAGATTTTCAAGTCAACATTACAGCTGACAGCTTGTTTGCTGAAGGGAAACCCTTAGAACTGGTTTGCCTGGTTGTAGGCAGTGGCCGTGACCCACAGCTTCAAGGCATTTGGTTCTTCAATGGGACTGAAATTGCTCACATTGATGCTGGTGGAGTCCTGGGCCTGAAGAATGACTACAAAGAGAGAGCAAGTCAAGGAGAGCTCCAAGTTTCAAAGTTAGGCCCCAAGGCTTTCTCTCTCAAGATCTTCTCTCTGGGCCCAGAGGATGAAGGCGCCTACAGATGTGTGGTAGCAGAGGTCATGAAAACACGCACAGGTTCCTGGCAGGTGTTTCAGAGAAAGCAGTCACCAGACAGCCACGTGCACCTGAGGAAGCCAGCAGGTATGTAAAGTCAAGACCAGGCATGCATTGGGCTGCTTTCACATGCCCCCTTGTCAGTAGAAGACCCCTTCGTGGATACAATGGGGATCTTCATGAAGAGCAGGTTTCAATCAGATCACATTGGAGGTGGAGTGGAGTAAAGGAAGGCACCCAAACTAGCTGAAGACCCGAGTCCTATTCCTGAGTCATTAAGTAGGCTGTGACCCTGAACACACCACTTTACGTCTCTAAGTCTCAGcaacctcatctgtaaaatgatggcACACAACTAGATGGTCTTTAAGTTCCTTCTTGCTGTCTTAGagtctatttattttttgttctaatttttatatattagatatttctTAAAGCAGAGAACATCTGTATTAATGAAGCCCtctgcctttgtgtgtgtgtgtgtgtgatatgaacAGGTTAAGAGTAAAAAGCTATACTTTGTCCTCCTTCCTGGGGAATGAACACCCATGTTATCCTACCTCGAGACTCTGCTGGCATTTTTCAATTGCCTTCTGTTAGTCTCCTACTATGTTGACCTGGCGTGGGAACTAGTACTTAGTCATAATTCTGACTCACACTAAGAAATGAAGAGGTAATTGATAGTGGGCAGACTCCATCCTCTGCATTTTGCTGTGATGTGGTGAGACACCTGTCCAAATGGTTCTGAATGTCTGCATGCACGGAACTGAGGAAGCCACTCAGCTCACCTTTACTTTATGAAGGTTGGGTGACCTTAAACATGTTTGAATAATCAGTGCCTTTTGTGtggagaaaaacagacaaatctaCAACTAATATAAGGATTCACTAGGCTGGGTTTAAATTCAAAGTCCAGAAAGATTAATTGcccaaaaaaattttcttttaatgttttaaatttttaaaaactgagctaaaaataaagatgtccttGTTGCATTGGCTTATTGGAGACATctccaaaggtagataaattttCCTTTCATGTTCTCCAATATGCCATTTAGTAGGAATGAAGATGCCTTGAGTGGCAGGCCAGGAAGTGTGTTGGTGTTCGTTTTCACACTAAACATTTGGTCTGACTTTCTAGAATTAAGGAAAAAACAATATAGGTAGGTTTACATATTTATGCAGAGATAAGTTTCTGCCTTATGCATCTCAGCCTTCTCTGGAACATATCTGCAGGTTTTTGTAAACCTGGTATGTGGGAATTTCACCCGAAGGGGAACTTCAGGGTACACAGCTGATAATCCTATTAATAGGGTCatcttctaaaattaaaaatagttcttTTTATAGGCTGGAGTCTACACTGGGCTTACTATGTAGACACAGAAAAAGTTATTAGCAAATTTATTAAGGATCCTGTTCAGCATTCTGTTTTGAAAGTCAAACATTACTTGAAGTATTAGCAACATTTTatcatttatgaatattttaatcaCCCATTACTATTGTGAATGTGTAACTTACACACATTTCATAAGTTTATTACTTCTTACCAAAAGGCAGTAATGGCTACAATGAACTAaggaaatatcatttaaaaaaaaaaaatcatgttagtTTAAACTAATCTTCGTGGTTATGTTAAAGTGGTGACATTATGAGTAATAATTTCCCCTCCAATTTCTAAACTTCagttattagtctgtttttaacttgaaaaaaattaaatttgaaagcaGATTTGctcttttataaaacatatttatggacATTAACCTTCATTCTATCTGTATTacttatgtatatgtatgcataaaaCAGTCAAAGACTGAACTCCTTCCTCCGCAGGGAAGAACAATTTGCAAATTCATTTAGATCTTATTTAGATTTCTAATGccagttctattttattttcctcttttgctttGAATTACCTCTGCTTTTGCCAGAGCCTATCATTAAACACTAATGCTAGCAGCTAACCTTTACTAAGTACTTTCCCTAGCCATCCAGGCTAAGCTCTTTGCATGTGCCATTTATTCAGTCTTCTCAACAATGCAGCAAGGTGAgcactattattatcttcatttttacagaaaagaaaactgaggtcaAATATGTTGCCCAGGGCAATTCTGACTCCAGGAGCCATGGCCTTAAATTAGTGTTGGGCTGCCTAGAATATACAATCTCCTGCTGTATCTCTACATTGCTCACAAAGCAACCAGGAAAGACCTTGCAGAAttcatgtttgttgaataaatgtgtttgttgaatgatGACTTGAATTTCCCATCTGGGAGCCAGATTTACATTGATGGTTTTACACTGTAGTTTGGATATAAGAAGCCTCTCTGTTTACAACAATGTGTGTTGTTGTACACCTTGTTGTACACATTGTTGTACAACAACATGTGTTGTAAACAGACAcacgtttatatatatatatataaaatgtatatgtatatatacacgtattttCCCCCCAAGTAATTGTTTTTTATGGTAATATTGTGAACAGAGATATAATTAACAATGTTTCTTCCTCATTCAAAACACTTACTAAACCAATTAGATTGATTAGGGAAAGATAAGAAAGAGGAAGATCGTCTTGAACTCTGAAGGTCCGAattctaaaaaactaaaaatttaaataaacacagcTTTATTAGTTTCAGGCTCTTATATCTACCCTAATTAATATACTAAAACATTACCAGATGTTTGGCCAACTAGATATTCTTAAGGAAGAGTTGATTTaacaaactaataaaaaatatgtgCAAGTGATAGTTTAagtaagctgggtgcagtggctcatgcctgtaatcccggccctttgggaggctgagacaggaggatcgcttgaggccagaagttcaacaccagcctaggtaacaaagagagaccctatctctacaaaaaatttaaaagttagccagcatgttggcacgtgcctgtagtcccagctactgaggcacgaggcaggaggatagcttgagccaaggagtttgaggttgcagtgagttaagatcacAGTGCTGTgttccagcctgcacaacagagcaagacccagtctttagaaataaataaattgtttaagGGTAAATACATCCTCCGATATTCTTTCTGCTATCTTGTTTCCACTATTTAAGTGTTTGGCAAATCTTTTGCCTGAGGGTGGTGCAAGAGGAAATTTGACTTGTCACAATTTGACTTGTCACAAACTAGTCAAGTCCTAATTAAtgaaatttcactgtattttagaacatttatttACCTAAAACAGTTTTGTTCTTCTATAATCTGTAACTCACAGCAAGAAGTGTGGTCGTGTGTACCAAGAACAAGCAGCAAGTTGTGTGGGAAGGAGAGACACTCACCCTTCTCTGTAAGGCTGGTGGAGCTGAAAGTCCCCTGTCTGTGAGCTGGTGGCACATCCCACGGGACCAGACACAGCCCGAGTTTGTGGCTGGCATGGGGCAGGATGGCATTGTGCAGCTGGGTGCCTCGTATGGGGGACCCAGTTACCATGGCAACACACGGCTGGAGAAAGTGGACTGGGCCACCTTCCAGCTGGAGATCACCTTCACTGCCATCACAGACAGTGGCACATATGAGTGCAGAGTATCTGAGAAGTCTTGGAACCAGGCCAGAGATCTGAGCTGGACTCAGAAGATTTCAGTTACTGTAAAGTCTCTGGGTAAGTGTCAAAGGAAGTCCTTTTCTGCACCTGTATATCACTCAATTCATTCTGCAGTGGAATTGGATTGTGTGTTATCCTGAATCCCCCAGTGATGGTATGTGTACCCTAGGATACAGAGCATAGTCTCTGGCTACCCTCTCTGTcaattaatctttaaaatttcttcatcTTCGTAAAGATCATGTTTAGATTGCAACTTGTAAATTGTTGTTCaaggttaaaaacaaaatcctATGAATCAGCTTATAGACGAGTATAGCTGAGCCTCATACCTTCTGGCTTTTGACAGCTGCGGCCCTGGGATTGCAGAGCCCGTTGGAGCATGTGCAAAAGGGTTCTGATACTGAACCCACGCATGGGGGTAAGGGAAGGAGGCCAGACAACTAGAGTGGGGAGTGCTCCACCCACTCAGCAGCAGCTGTCTAAGTAGCAGATTGGAGAAACACTGCCTATTTGTTGTGGCTGCTGGGAACAGTCTTAGAAGAGGATCAACTTTGCAAAATTGAGGTCAGAGTTCAGGACAGACTGTGCTGGGAATCAACTTCTACTCTATAAAAAATGAAACTCCAAATGTACAAATGCATGGTCCTACTCAAAGAGGTAGCAACTAGAAAAACTTGAAAGTGCTGTATTTTAATCTAGTAAATATGTTAgaaattctgtttcatttttctgtctaGAATCAAGTTTACAAGTTAGTCTGATGAGCCGTCAGCCGCAAGTGATGTTAACCAGCACCTTTGACCTGTCATGTGTCGTGAGGGCCGGTTACTCTGACCTCAAGGTGCCACTCACTGTGACATGGCAGTTCCAGCCAGCTGGCTCTCACATCTTCCACCAGCTTATTCGAATCACCCACAATGGCACTATTGAATGGGGGAATTTCCTATCCCAGTTCCAAAAGAAGACGAAAGTGTCACAGTCTTTATTTCGTTCACAACTCCTAGTCCATGATGCCACTGAGGAAGAGACAGGAGTGTATCAGTGTGAAGCAGAAGTTTATGACAGAAATTCCCTATACAACAACCACCCCCCGAGGGCTTCTGCCATCTCTCACCCATTGAGGATAGCCGTCACTTTACCAGGTAAGTGTGACTTGAAATTAATCcctgctttaaaaacaaacaaataaatagcaatcctcccattttggGTAAGTTataacaataaaacataaaatactttcTCCGTATTTGTTCTAAGTAAGCACCACATGATGAATGATACCCAGGTTAACATTGAATTAGTATGCACGGGTTGGCCATACTGGTTGTTAAAACATTGAAATATCTTCCATGCCAGCTAATTGCTGCTCTCTACCCATTCCCCATTTTCCCCTAAGTTCCCACCACCCAGCAACTAAAGGGTACCACGTGGCACAGCAGGGGGCCTCTAGGACCTGGCTCCAGGGGAGAAGAAATGTTTTGGATTAGTCACTGTCCAGGCCTTACCAGTTAGTAAACATTTGCAATGTCTCTGCTAGTGGTAGGGATAAGGTAAATTCCACTGGAATACATCCACCTACTTATTTGTAAGGTGTTAATGTATAAGAGTCAGAGAATTTATTATTACAATCAAATATCCATCTCATCAACTTATAACAGAGCACAGGAGTTAAAAGTGAGATACCACCTAGGCAAAGTTCTGCTGCGTCATGTATCTTCTCTCTCATAATTTGCATTCTCTTAAGACAGAGTGATGGAGAGACATTGAAGTCATGTAGATCTGACAATCACTGGATAGCAGAAGAGCTTTGGATGAGCCACTTAATCTGCTCAAGCCTTAGTTACCTGATCTGTAAATTGTTAGTGTGCAATTTAAATATGGTGACATATATAACATGCCGAGTACCTGACACACCAAGATGATGCTCAAACGTGGCCGCTGTCATTATTCTCTCTGCTGCTGTGCAACATTTTTGGTAATAGTAATGATCCCCTTGTTCATGAATTCATGCTTAATTAATTTGTCCTCTCTGTGGTATTTGCAATTGCTGCCCCAATCTGTCTTCTCGAAACTTCTTTTTTCCTTGGCACCATGACACAAGATTTTCTCCTCCACTGatttattctttaaagaaaacagTTTCTCTGGATTTTAGTCTTAgctttgttctcttttcattctatACGCTCTCCTGCAGTGGACTCGTCCCTACCCGTGGATACAAGCTGTATGTTCACAACTCCCAAATTCATTATCTTGACCAATTTCTCTTCTGATCCCCAGACTCATATATCCAGCTGTGTCCAAGACATGCCTGCACTCATTATGTCAAAACATAAACCCACCATTATCATCCAAAGCTCTTTCTTCTACATTGCCCCTTATGTCCCCGCTCCCCACCAGTGATCCAAGTTGAAAACCTGAGTCATCACAACTCTTATGTTCACCTTGTATCTAAACTCCCATAGTGTGACATGCAAGGTCCTTTATCATCTGGTACATTTGTGTCTTTCCAGCATCATCTCCTTCAACTTTCCACCGTGAATTTGAGCTTCAGCCACACTGAATTACTGGCAGCTCCTCAATAGTCCATGTTCCCTCTCACTTTCAAAGTCTTTGGTCAAGTTGCATCTTTTGTGTGGAAATCATGAACCTCTTCTCCATCAGAATAATTCCTATAAACCCTTAAGACTCAGCTCAGAATtatctcctccaggaagtctcccCTCACTCCTGTATTTGGGCTAGGAGACCCTGCTGTGTGCTTAGATAGGCACTTCTACATACCTCTGTCTTACGTGAGGGACATGAGGAACAAAAATTTTAcactgaggccaggcgtggtggctcacgcctgtaatcccacactttgggaggccaaggcgggcagatcacctgaggtcaggagtttgagaccagcttggccaacgtagtgaaaccccatctctactgaaaatgcacaaattagccaggtgtggtggtgtgcacctgtagtcccagctactcaggaggctgaggtacgaaaTTCACTTGAGcataggaagtggaggttgcagtgagccaagatcatgccactgcactccaacctgggtgacagagcaagactccatctcaaacaaaacaaaacaaccaaaaatttcACACTTGAGAAAGGTTTCTCAAGAGTTATTTCAGCTGCACATTCTAAATGTGAAAGACAGTGATCAGGGCAAATATCACTGTGCTGTGGTAGAATGGCTCTTTGTCTACAAATGGCACTTGGCACCATCTCTAAGCCTCTGTCCCTGCACTTGTCTCCCTCTAGAGTGTGAGCCACTGAGGGAAGATATCCACAGGGCCTGGAATAGTCTGGCACATAATATAGTGTGTGCTTCATAAACGTTTGTTGAAGGAAGAGTAAAGGGACCTACAGGCAGCACCAATAAGCAGTTACAAAAGTAGAGTGGGTGATGTGAGCAAGACGTTAGAAGAAGATTTGGGAACAAGGATTGTCACTCACCTTTCTGACAAAGCAGAAAAGCTTCTGGGGTCAAAGATTAGTTGGCTCCATATCTATACAATGTTCCCACAGTTAAGTGgctgcaaagacacacacagttTTAATCACTCATGTACAACTTCCTTTTGTTTACTCGCGTTTGAAGGCAGATACAACTAGAGTTTGGAAATTGTGAATCCAGAAGTACTCTGCATagtaaacacacaaacacagcaTTAATAGGGCCACTTTCTTCCAATCTGATACGTGAAATATGACAGAAGAGATGCTTGTGCTTAAATACTGAAGCAGTGTCATGTGGAAGAGAGATACTGGGCTTGTCTGTGTGACACTCCCTCTGCCACACCACCCCTACCAAGCACAGGTAGCACTAGGACTAGTGGATGGAAGTTATGAAGAGATGAAGTTCAACTTGATATCAGAAAGCATTCTGGAGGGGCAGAGCTGTCCAAAGATGAAATGGGCTGCCTTGTCAGCTAGTGATGTTGTTCAAAAGCTGGATGTGCGGTAATTGGGGCTACTGTAGAAGGAGTTCACCCATATGATGGCGGGAGGATGCAGTGTCATACTTGACCTCTAATGTCTCTACTACCTTAACTTTCTATTTCGTAGCAAAGTaactgtttccattttttaaatttagagagcAAGCTAAAAGTGAATTCAAGGAGTCAAGTCCAAGAGCTCTCCATCAACTCCAACACTGATATAGAATGTAGCATCTTGTCCCGGTCCAATGGAAACCTTCAGTTAGCCATTATTTGGTATTTTTCTCCTATTTCCACTAATGCCTCCTGGTTAAAGATCCTGGAgatggaccaaaccaatgttatAAAAACTGGGGATGAGTTTCACACcccacagagaaaacaaaaatttcataCTGAGAAGGTTTCCCAAGACTTATTTCAGCTGCACATTCTGAATGTGGAAGACAGCGATCGGGGCAAATATCACTGTGCTGTGGAGGAATGGCTCCTGTCTACAAATGGCACTTGGTACAAGCTTGGAGAAAAGAAGTCAGgactaacagaattgaaactcAAGCCCACAGGTAAACCTTGCGAGTGTATCCTCACAATGTCTGTCTGTCTGACGGCTGTTTTCTCTTGGGCAGCTGTTCTATGGAGTGATTATGTGGAAGTAAAAATATGACCTAAAGTCATAGGAACAGCATCTACCTACACATGACTGCAGGACCGGGTAGTCCACCAAAGGAGGGGAGGTCACTTAAGGCGATTCAGTCTGAAGTTTTGGGGAGCTGAGGTAGGAGCAAGATCCCTTTGATTGGTTTGCTTCTCAGCCTGGCAGCCTGGTCTGTGCAGCTACCCAGGGTATCGTATCTCCAGATCTCTATAATAACAAGCTGTGTCATTCCAGTGGGGCTCTACTGTAATTTGGCAGAGAAAGAGTAATACGAAGCATATTTTTCCCACTGTGAACAGAAACTGTACAACTCTATGGGGATGTGTGGAGAAATTGCTTCTCAACATTTAGCTGCCTAAACATAAGGCAAATAAGAGTAGTTAACTGTTGGAATGGCTTACTGAGGGAGTCTCCTCTTCCTCAGgagatctttaaaaatgtaatggaaGTTCCGCAATGGTCTAAGACTGCCGCTGTCTAAATGTGGGCAGGGTTGATTAGGTCTCTCATCATAGGTTAGGTCACCTCCAGTgttgattaaaattaaatgaatgtcACAGCCAAGTTTCGGGAACTGGCCAAGATCCAACAGCACAATGCAGAGAAGTTTATCTAATTTGGTGcttaaaatactattttcaaggtaacattaaaaaaaaattaggtgataATTGAGCATTACTATGTATTAGGCAATGGAATACAAAGATAAAGAAGGCACAGCCCTGGCCCTTAAGGAGCTCCCAGTCTGGTGGGACAACAAGGGCAAAACAGCAGCTTGGTTTGGGGTCTCTTCCTGCCCTCTGGCTTCCCTTCTGTATGTTCTTCAAGCCCCTTCTTCTCCTACTAAATGTGTGTGTTCCTCAGGGATAGATCCTGGGCCTGTTTTGCTTCTTATTCTCTGCTTTCCTCAGAATTTCTTAAACACTGCCCTGATTTCAACTACCACGTTCTAGAGGATGACTCTGAGATTTTGTGCTTAGCCCTGATCTCCTGAGCTCCAAGCTTCATACCCAACTGCCTGCTGTACATTTCTACTTGGATGCCCCCATACTCAGCATGCCCTAAATTGCACTTAGCATCTCTGCCATCTCACCATGCTCATTTGTACTTCTGCATTTCCCATCTGTGTGATTGGCATTCTGTCTCCCAGTCATCCATGCCAAACTCTTGACCGCATGTACATGGCCCTCTTCAGGAGGCAGCCACTGCTTAGCTCAGGTGCTTCCCATGTAGAAATGTGGGCTCCGGGTTGTGTTGTCAGATCTTTTTGCATATCTAGAAATGCCTAAAATCTTTTTTGGTGACATCTCCCAGTTTGAGAATGTCCACAACtaattcacttcttttttttttttttttttagacagagtctcgctctgtcgctcaggctagagtcagtggtatgatcttggctcactgcaacctccacctcccaggttcaagcaattctcctgcctcagcctccatagtagctgggactacaggcatgcgccaccatgcctggctaatttttgtaattttagtagagacggggtttcaccatgttggccaggctggtctcaaactcctgacctcaggtgatccacctgccttggcctcccaaaatgctgggattacaggcatgagccactgcgcccagcccagttcTTTTAAAATACTGCAAGTGTCAAGCAGAACATACCTGTGGGCTTGGCGTGGCTGTGGACTTCCAGTTGTGCACGTCAGGGAACAAGTTAACCAAGAGGCCCCAGAAAGATGCTGAAACTGACTGGTCAGAGTTGTAAGCGGGATATTTTCTCTGAGGTTGGAAGAAAAGAAGTCAATTTCAAGGAGAAAATGGAGTCCAGTAACAAAAACCACATAGAGGACAGAAAAGGACTAGAGGGTCCCTTGAACTGAGAAATTGGTCCCTGGCCAAGTAGAGTGATGTGATTGGAAGCCAGATCACAATAAAGTAGGAAGTAATTTGAGGCAAGGAAACAGCAACAGTATTCCACGTGCTAATATTCCACGTGCTGCTCcatgaaggaaaggagagagtaaAAATGGTAACTAAGAAAGAGTCCGAGATCAGACAGAATTATTCTCTTAAAGACAGATTAATAAATGTGTTTGA of the Symphalangus syndactylus isolate Jambi chromosome 12, NHGRI_mSymSyn1-v2.1_pri, whole genome shotgun sequence genome contains:
- the CD101 gene encoding immunoglobulin superfamily member 2 isoform X2, which codes for MLVTLLGRERTVLAQMAGISYVASFLFLTKLSIGQREVTVQKGPLFRAEGYPVSIGCNVTGHQGPSEQHFQWSVYLLTNPTQEVQIISTKDAAFSYAVYTQRVRSGDIYVERVQGNSVLLHISKLQMKDAGEYECHTPNTDEKYYGSYSAKTNLVVIPDTLSATMSSQTLGKEEGEPLALTCEASKATAQHTHLSVTWYLTQDGGGSQATEIISLSKDFILVPGPFYTERFAASDVQLNKLGPTSFRLSIERLQYSDQGQLFCEATEWIQDPDENWMFITKKQTDQTTLRIQPAVKDFQVNITADSLFAEGKPLELVCLVVGSGRDPQLQGIWFFNGTEIAHIDAGGVLGLKNDYKERASQGELQVSKLGPKAFSLKIFSLGPEDEGAYRCVVAEVMKTRTGSWQVFQRKQSPDSHVHLRKPAARSVVVCTKNKQQVVWEGETLTLLCKAGGAESPLSVSWWHIPRDQTQPEFVAGMGQDGIVQLGASYGGPSYHGNTRLEKVDWATFQLEITFTAITDSGTYECRVSEKSWNQARDLSWTQKISVTVKSLESSLQVSLMSRQPQVMLTSTFDLSCVVRAGYSDLKVPLTVTWQFQPAGSHIFHQLIRITHNGTIEWGNFLSQFQKKTKVSQSLFRSQLLVHDATEEETGVYQCEAEVYDRNSLYNNHPPRASAISHPLRIAVTLPESKLKVNSRSQVQELSINSNTDIECSILSRSNGNLQLAIIWYFSPISTNASWLKILEMDQTNVIKTGDEFHTPQRKQKFHTEKVSQDLFQLHILNVEDSDRGKYHCAVEEWLLSTNGTWYKLGEKKSGLTELKLKPTGSKVRVSKVYWTENVTEHREVAIRCSLESVGSPAALYSVMWYSNRENSGDFVLKLHQVEMEDAGMYWCRVAEWQLHGHPSKWINQASDESQRMMLTVLPSEPTLPSRICSSAPLLYFLFICPFVLLLLLLISLLCLYWKARKLSTLHSSTQKEKALWVDLKEAGGVTANRREDEEEDEGD
- the CD101 gene encoding immunoglobulin superfamily member 2 isoform X1, with the protein product MLVTLLGRERTVLAQMAGISYVASFLFLTKLSIGQREVTVQKGPLFRAEGYPVSIGCNVTGHQGPSEQHFQWSVYLLTNPTQEVQIISTKDAAFSYAVYTQRVRSGDIYVERVQGNSVLLHISKLQMKDAGEYECHTPNTDEKYYGSYSAKTNLVVIPDTLSATMSSQTLGKEEGEPLALTCEASKATAQHTHLSVTWYLTQDGGGSQATEIISLSKDFILVPGPFYTERFAASDVQLNKLGPTSFRLSIERLQYSDQGQLFCEATEWIQDPDENWMFITKKQTDQTTLRIQPAVKDFQVNITADSLFAEGKPLELVCLVVGSGRDPQLQGIWFFNGTEIAHIDAGGVLGLKNDYKERASQGELQVSKLGPKAFSLKIFSLGPEDEGAYRCVVAEVMKTRTGSWQVFQRKQSPDSHVHLRKPAARSVVVCTKNKQQVVWEGETLTLLCKAGGAESPLSVSWWHIPRDQTQPEFVAGMGQDGIVQLGASYGGPSYHGNTRLEKVDWATFQLEITFTAITDSGTYECRVSEKSWNQARDLSWTQKISVTVKSLESSLQVSLMSRQPQVMLTSTFDLSCVVRAGYSDLKVPLTVTWQFQPAGSHIFHQLIRITHNGTIEWGNFLSQFQKKTKVSQSLFRSQLLVHDATEEETGVYQCEAEVYDRNSLYNNHPPRASAISHPLRIAVTLPESKLKVNSRSQVQELSINSNTDIECSILSRSNGNLQLAIIWYFSPISTNASWLKILEMDQTNVIKTGDEFHTPQRKQKFHTEKVSQDLFQLHILNVEDSDRGKYHCAVEEWLLSTNGTWYKLGEKKSGLTELKLKPTGSKVRVSKVYWTENVTEHREVAIRCSLESVGSPAALYSVMWYSNRENSGGKMLVHLQHDGLLEYGEEGLRRHLHCYRSSPTDFVLKLHQVEMEDAGMYWCRVAEWQLHGHPSKWINQASDESQRMMLTVLPSEPTLPSRICSSAPLLYFLFICPFVLLLLLLISLLCLYWKARKLSTLHSSTQKEKALWVDLKEAGGVTANRREDEEEDEGD